The Cydia amplana chromosome 19, ilCydAmpl1.1, whole genome shotgun sequence genome includes a window with the following:
- the LOC134657309 gene encoding methyl-CpG-binding domain protein 4-like: protein MTTPELCVSRFFQEDSTLPAKSPNRTLSTNLDSSQESQDFSQCSLDDADLLSLSQLTIQEQEPIKIDPFYNITPREMPLSPHYVFEEEFSTNPWAILIATIFLTKTSGKTARPHMQKFFEEYPTPYHVLNDVPMSLERFFDTLGLRKRGHMIWKLTYQFVSSKWRRASDLYGIGKYGEDAYRIFCLGHTDLDPEDRYLKLYLDWLRGTEFLKDNGVADCEYVIEDPALKYYSITLRNVD from the coding sequence ATGACAACACCCGAGCTTTGCGTCAGCAGGTTCTTCCAAGAAGACTCAACATTACCAGCGAAGAGTCCCAATAGAACACTATCAACAAATCTAGATTCTTCTCAAGAATCCCAAGATTTTAGCCAATGCTCCCTCGACGACGCGGACCTACTCAGCCTCTCCCAGCTCACCATACAAGAACAAGAACCAATCAAAATAGACCCCTTCTATAACATAACACCGAGGGAAATGCCACTATCACCGCACTACGTCTTCGAAGAAGAATTCTCTACAAACCCCTGGGCGATATTAATAGCAACCATCTTCTTAACGAAGACATCAGGCAAAACCGCTAGGCCCCACATGCAAAAATTCTTCGAAGAATATCCCACCCCGTATCACGTTTTAAACGACGTGCCTATGTCATTGGAACGTTTTTTTGATACTTTAGGACTAAGGAAACGAGGGCATATGATTTGGAAGTTGACTTATCAGTTCGTTTCGTCAAAATGGCGGCGGGCTAGCGATCTCTATGGCATAGGGAAGTACGGGGAAGATGCGTATAGGATATTTTGCTTGGGGCACACAGATTTAGACCCTGAGGATAGGTATTTGAAGCTGTATTTGGATTGGCTGCGTGGAACGGAATTTTTGAAGGATAACGGAGTGGCCGACTGTGAGTACGTTATCGAGGACCCGGCGTTGAAATATTATAGCATTACGTTAAGGAATGTTGACTAA